One region of Candidatus Obscuribacterales bacterium genomic DNA includes:
- a CDS encoding dual specificity protein phosphatase, producing MLKHIQAVFRPSHRSKHPKTQTAIASLALDWILPQQLAVGPLPTPQNYSSLHHAGIQSVVSLCAPSEGMIPADIPQQFDHARFILPDSSYIFGLDPRQLRQIVHHIHTRIQRGQAVYVHCLAGVERSPTVCASYLCLHQGLDLWEAVAVVTRQHPIAMLTEAQFRAIRTLVQNELAQPSVSSSL from the coding sequence ATGTTGAAACATATTCAGGCTGTATTTCGACCATCGCATAGGTCTAAGCATCCTAAAACCCAAACAGCGATCGCTTCCCTTGCCCTAGATTGGATCCTGCCCCAACAGCTTGCCGTTGGCCCACTCCCCACTCCCCAGAATTATTCAAGCCTTCATCACGCAGGCATTCAGTCTGTGGTGTCGCTCTGCGCCCCCTCTGAAGGGATGATTCCCGCAGATATCCCCCAGCAGTTTGACCATGCTCGCTTCATTCTTCCCGATAGCAGCTATATCTTTGGTCTCGATCCACGCCAACTGCGCCAGATCGTTCACCATATCCACACTCGCATTCAGCGCGGCCAGGCCGTCTACGTGCATTGCCTAGCCGGAGTGGAGCGATCGCCCACCGTCTGCGCTAGCTATCTCTGCCTCCACCAAGGATTAGATCTATGGGAAGCCGTAGCTGTGGTCACCCGCCAGCATCCCATCGCCATGCTGACTGAGGCCCAGTTTCGCGCCATCCGCACCCTTGTGCAAAACGAACTTGCTCAGCCCTCCGTCAGCTCTAGTCTCTAA
- a CDS encoding Npun_R2479 family HD domain-containing metalloprotein, translating into MFNPTTTLINAFVQELHQGYEQNYGGLKPDYANIISWSGRMALENIANSDALYHNVEHTLLVTLVGQEILRGRHIREGGVSCEDWMHFIISLLCHDIGYVKGVCRNDHNGFYATGLGTELVEIPPGATDASLAPYHVDRGKLFVAERFSGNRLIDAEVIKSNIELTRFPVPEDGDHADTKNYPGLVRAADLIGQLSDPRYLKKVSALFYEFEEMGFNERMGYKTPGNLRRSYPKFYWSVVYPYIKDSLGYLSLTQEGQQVIANLYSNVFVVEHEGEDGTLQG; encoded by the coding sequence ATGTTTAATCCTACGACTACTCTGATCAATGCCTTTGTACAAGAGTTACATCAGGGTTATGAACAAAACTATGGTGGTCTAAAACCCGACTACGCCAACATCATCAGTTGGTCGGGGCGGATGGCGCTGGAAAATATTGCCAACAGCGACGCCCTCTACCACAACGTTGAACACACCCTGCTGGTTACCCTGGTGGGGCAAGAAATATTGCGCGGCCGGCATATCCGCGAAGGAGGGGTATCCTGTGAAGACTGGATGCACTTCATTATTTCGCTGCTCTGCCACGATATTGGCTATGTCAAAGGGGTGTGTCGCAATGATCATAACGGTTTCTATGCCACTGGCCTGGGTACCGAACTGGTAGAAATTCCGCCCGGTGCCACCGATGCTAGCTTGGCTCCCTACCATGTCGATCGGGGGAAACTATTTGTGGCAGAGCGCTTCAGCGGCAATCGTCTCATCGATGCTGAGGTGATTAAGTCCAATATTGAACTGACGCGGTTTCCAGTGCCGGAAGACGGCGATCATGCCGATACGAAAAATTATCCCGGCTTGGTCAGAGCAGCGGATTTAATTGGGCAACTTAGCGATCCGCGCTATCTCAAAAAAGTGAGCGCCCTGTTCTACGAGTTTGAAGAAATGGGGTTTAATGAACGCATGGGCTACAAGACGCCGGGCAATCTACGGCGTAGCTATCCGAAGTTCTATTGGTCTGTGGTCTACCCCTATATCAAAGACTCCTTGGGATACCTCTCTCTGACCCAGGAAGGGCAGCAGGTAATCGCCAACCTCTACTCCAATGTGTTTGTGGTAGAGCATGAGGGCGAAGACGGTACTCTCCAGGGATGA
- the aat gene encoding leucyl/phenylalanyl-tRNA--protein transferase, which yields MISSSQYDIPTLIHGYAQGYFLMADEEGNNLNWYASRQRTLIPLDDRFHYPKSLRRVLNQNCFSLAINRAFQEVVDGCADRDQTWISAELKEIYQQLHEAGWAHSIETWRDDELAGGILGIVIGGAFIGESMFYRIPDGSKVAMVKLVERLRSRRFLLFDAQMMNPHLARFGAHTITDSDYRKLLRRAIAQERSLL from the coding sequence TTGATTAGTTCTTCCCAGTATGACATCCCCACCTTGATTCACGGCTATGCCCAAGGCTATTTTTTAATGGCAGATGAAGAGGGTAACAACCTCAACTGGTATGCCAGTCGTCAGCGCACCCTCATCCCCCTCGACGATCGCTTTCATTATCCCAAGTCGCTCCGGCGGGTCTTGAATCAAAATTGCTTTTCCTTGGCCATCAACCGGGCCTTTCAAGAGGTTGTCGATGGCTGTGCCGATCGCGACCAAACTTGGATCTCCGCAGAACTCAAGGAGATTTACCAGCAGCTCCACGAAGCGGGCTGGGCCCACAGCATTGAAACCTGGCGAGACGATGAGCTGGCGGGCGGCATTTTAGGCATTGTGATTGGCGGTGCCTTTATTGGCGAGTCGATGTTCTACCGCATTCCTGATGGCTCCAAGGTGGCGATGGTGAAGCTGGTCGAACGGCTGCGATCGCGGCGGTTCCTGCTCTTCGATGCCCAGATGATGAATCCTCACCTAGCGCGGTTTGGAGCCCATACCATCACCGATAGTGACTACCGAAAGCTCCTGCGCCGCGCCATTGCCCAAGAGCGATCGCTGCTCTAG
- a CDS encoding stomatin-like protein yields MAPEITVLAALVLAVVGYMVGSVKIINQGNEALVERLGRFHRKLTPGLNFIVPGLDKVVWEDTTREQVLDIPPQEAITKDNIALGVDAVVYWRILELPQTYYAVEDIEKALADLVTTTLRSDIGLMELEETYSSRGRLNQRLLYQLDEATAPWGVKVLRVEVQNITIPERVRESLELERASQSKKRAAIAEAEGKKRAAIEEAQGTVESIRLISDALKEQTNPQAVLQYLVAQKYMETNYRLGQSNNAKILFMDPKAMTEGMAELMSPGPEHPNGGTHKPPSSEPPNR; encoded by the coding sequence ATGGCTCCTGAGATTACTGTCCTTGCCGCATTGGTGCTTGCCGTTGTTGGGTATATGGTGGGCTCGGTCAAAATTATTAATCAGGGCAATGAGGCCTTGGTAGAGCGGCTGGGGCGCTTCCATCGTAAGCTGACGCCGGGGCTGAACTTCATCGTGCCGGGCTTAGATAAGGTGGTGTGGGAAGACACGACTCGCGAGCAGGTGCTCGATATTCCGCCCCAGGAAGCAATCACCAAAGACAACATTGCCCTAGGCGTTGACGCGGTGGTGTATTGGCGAATTTTGGAACTGCCGCAGACCTATTATGCGGTGGAGGACATTGAGAAAGCGTTGGCTGATCTGGTGACGACCACCTTGCGATCGGATATCGGCTTGATGGAGCTAGAAGAAACCTATTCATCCCGAGGGCGCTTAAATCAACGGTTGCTCTATCAGCTTGATGAAGCGACGGCACCATGGGGCGTGAAGGTATTACGGGTGGAAGTTCAGAACATCACCATTCCCGAGCGGGTGCGGGAGTCTCTAGAGCTAGAGCGGGCGTCCCAAAGTAAAAAACGGGCAGCGATCGCTGAAGCGGAAGGGAAGAAGCGAGCGGCCATTGAAGAAGCTCAGGGTACGGTTGAGTCGATTCGGCTCATTTCCGATGCGTTGAAGGAGCAAACGAATCCCCAGGCGGTGCTGCAATACCTAGTAGCTCAAAAGTACATGGAAACTAACTATCGTCTAGGTCAAAGCAACAACGCTAAGATTCTCTTTATGGATCCGAAGGCTATGACCGAAGGCATGGCTGAGCTGATGTCTCCCGGACCAGAGCACCCGAATGGCGGCACCCACAAGCCACCGTCTAGCGAACCGCCCAATCGTTAA
- a CDS encoding NfeD family protein: MDSLDFFEQLLSNQGLWLLSGLATLALGCFVGEPVMLSLGLAALITAIASVHPALSYSLQIVVWIILSVAFTILMQGFIPRESDVLRLPVEATVHEEIPVQGHGHVWYNGALWKACCHLDYGAIAPGQIVLVVGRQNNTLIVVPTYVPLPPSRLSSNGAER; the protein is encoded by the coding sequence GTGGATAGCCTTGATTTTTTTGAACAGTTGCTGTCAAATCAGGGTCTATGGCTACTGAGTGGTTTAGCCACCCTAGCCTTAGGCTGCTTTGTGGGAGAACCGGTGATGCTGTCCCTGGGGCTTGCGGCGCTGATTACGGCGATCGCCTCTGTCCATCCGGCCTTGAGTTACAGCCTGCAGATTGTGGTGTGGATTATTCTTTCCGTTGCCTTTACCATTCTCATGCAGGGATTTATTCCTCGGGAGTCGGATGTGCTGCGGCTGCCCGTCGAGGCGACGGTGCATGAAGAAATCCCGGTTCAGGGCCATGGGCATGTTTGGTATAACGGTGCCCTCTGGAAAGCCTGCTGTCATTTAGACTATGGGGCGATCGCTCCTGGGCAAATTGTCTTAGTGGTGGGCCGCCAGAATAATACCTTGATTGTGGTGCCGACCTATGTGCCGCTGCCGCCCTCCCGTCTCTCGTCCAACGGGGCAGAGCGGTGA
- a CDS encoding alpha/beta hydrolase gives MNTPPFIRDDHRLLSGAVPLPVGDTLVKPASSPCSPSWSRQLRCRLRYGWGCLLGAAVMWNGGSAIAAEQVAVRLGPLRQSVAIADLETFAQTGTVPPSLHLYSAFMGDDVRQTLNGYLQVDPAVGEVLVQDLLNSSAGDRLLSMLEVIVVDSTPEQLQQTLTTAAQTSKGLSLLGILKSFPEETVTLDLQAAIAMASQMSLPYWQSQSLRSTLERELTAETVPFHGAFDPTESGYRPVRRQTLNLRDRERNRTIPVDLYWSDRSSGPLVVLSHGFGADRRFFNYLANHLASHGLTVASVEHPGSSVNWLNDLALGQFERDNKPGDLLPATEFVDRPKDVTFVLDELTRLNRYSSILRDRVNTSQVVVIGHSLGGYTALTLAGAPLNLEHLRQFCNDPTILGFAPSDWLQCSAADLPDQQLNFRDERVAAVMAMNPVMGRMFDEASLAQITVPTMILVGTDDPITPAISQQLLPFTYLQSEKYLLSVIGGTHLSVGDPSNLNYALTQNIFVRERAQQDTEPLRHLLRGFSLAFIKQLTPEADLYAPFLDAAYVQSFSSDTLKLRLNQELPEDLPTWMQKAAPLEQLVASTLSKSSQSSQVMCRSGRCLLDKLPLVMLILPGGQLLVAGHRFFSQHRQRRRWFGGRSRP, from the coding sequence GTGAACACGCCACCCTTCATTCGTGATGATCATCGCTTGCTCTCGGGAGCAGTACCCCTGCCGGTAGGGGATACATTGGTGAAGCCTGCGAGCTCCCCATGTTCGCCCTCTTGGTCTCGTCAATTGCGCTGTAGACTGCGCTATGGCTGGGGCTGCTTGTTGGGTGCGGCAGTGATGTGGAATGGTGGATCGGCGATCGCTGCTGAGCAGGTGGCGGTGCGCTTGGGCCCTTTGCGGCAGTCGGTGGCGATCGCTGACCTAGAAACTTTTGCCCAAACGGGAACGGTGCCCCCCTCCCTGCATCTGTACTCTGCCTTCATGGGCGATGATGTACGCCAAACCCTCAATGGCTACCTACAGGTGGATCCGGCAGTAGGGGAAGTCTTAGTCCAAGACTTGCTCAACTCCTCAGCGGGCGATCGCCTGCTCTCGATGTTGGAGGTGATTGTTGTAGACAGCACCCCTGAGCAGTTGCAGCAAACCCTGACGACGGCCGCCCAAACCTCTAAGGGGCTGAGTCTGTTGGGCATTCTCAAAAGCTTTCCCGAGGAAACCGTCACCCTGGATCTCCAGGCCGCGATTGCCATGGCCTCCCAGATGAGCCTGCCCTATTGGCAAAGCCAGTCTCTCCGCTCCACCCTAGAGCGAGAATTAACGGCAGAAACGGTACCCTTTCATGGAGCCTTCGATCCTACAGAATCAGGCTACCGTCCCGTTCGCCGTCAGACCCTGAACCTGCGCGATCGCGAACGCAACCGCACGATTCCCGTTGATTTATACTGGAGCGATCGCTCTAGTGGACCCCTTGTGGTTCTCTCCCATGGCTTTGGAGCCGATCGCCGCTTCTTCAACTACCTGGCTAATCATCTCGCATCCCATGGGCTAACGGTGGCCTCTGTCGAGCATCCTGGCAGTAGCGTCAATTGGCTGAATGACCTAGCGCTAGGACAATTTGAGCGAGACAATAAGCCCGGAGACTTGCTCCCCGCTACCGAGTTTGTCGATCGCCCCAAAGACGTCACCTTTGTGCTGGATGAACTGACGCGGCTCAACCGCTACTCCAGCATTTTGCGAGATAGGGTCAACACTAGCCAAGTTGTGGTGATTGGCCATTCCTTGGGTGGCTATACGGCCTTAACCTTGGCCGGCGCTCCCCTGAACTTAGAGCACCTGCGGCAGTTTTGTAACGATCCTACAATTCTTGGCTTTGCGCCCTCCGATTGGCTGCAGTGTAGCGCTGCCGATCTGCCAGATCAGCAGCTTAATTTTCGAGATGAACGGGTGGCGGCGGTGATGGCCATGAATCCGGTGATGGGGCGGATGTTTGACGAAGCAAGTTTGGCTCAGATCACCGTGCCCACGATGATTTTAGTAGGCACGGATGACCCGATTACCCCCGCAATTAGCCAGCAGTTGTTGCCCTTTACCTACTTGCAATCTGAGAAGTATTTGCTGTCGGTGATTGGCGGTACCCATTTGAGTGTGGGCGATCCAAGCAACCTCAACTATGCCCTGACTCAAAATATTTTTGTGCGAGAACGCGCTCAGCAAGACACGGAACCGCTGCGGCATTTACTGCGAGGATTTAGCCTAGCGTTTATTAAGCAGCTCACCCCGGAAGCGGATCTCTATGCACCCTTTTTGGATGCCGCCTACGTTCAGTCTTTTTCGTCAGACACCTTAAAGCTTCGGCTCAATCAAGAACTGCCAGAGGACTTGCCCACTTGGATGCAAAAGGCAGCACCGCTAGAGCAATTGGTGGCTTCTACTCTGAGTAAGTCATCCCAATCTTCCCAGGTGATGTGCCGTTCAGGACGCTGCTTGTTAGATAAACTGCCGTTGGTGATGCTGATTTTACCCGGTGGGCAACTATTGGTGGCTGGGCATCGATTCTTTAGCCAGCATCGTCAGCGCCGTCGGTGGTTTGGGGGGCGATCGCGCCCATAG